The sequence gAACGCCTCGAAACGTTTTATTTAACTTCTTGTAAAAATCATGTTATGTAAGAAATCAGATGTTAATGTGCTAAAACTAGGTCAACCTGAACGTGACTAAAACCTTGCTAGCTTTTAATAATAGAGAAACAATCAACACAGACACCAgctaaataaaatcttttaatatataaactttTAATCTATAGATTTCAAGACGCATTTTATTTCAGGAAGGTCTATAATATTCAGAACTACATGTATTAATTTCACCATCTTGAGGGTTTCCCCTGAGCCGCTACGTACTCGCTTTCGTCCTGCACAACAGAATCGTTACTCACATTGTGTAGGCCTGCTACAGCGTCTGCTCCGTACTCGCTCTGTATGATGGGTTTCTTGTATTTTCCGTACCAGTCGTCAAATTGAGTGCGCAGCTGGATGGAGATGACCTCGAGATGCCCAGGGTCATGGTACCAGGAGAAGTAGCTGTTCACACAGATCACATCTACGTAGGGAGCCTGAAAAtacagtcatggccaaaagtgttggcacccctgaaatttttccagaaaactaagtatttctcacagaaatGTATTGCAATTACACGTTTTGCTATACACATGCTTGAAAACAAACTTATTTATCCACAATAttgaaagggtgccaataattttgtctggctcatttttgttgttttgtgtgaaattgtcaaatttgctttttccttttgtttttttttgtgttgtttcaatacacacaaaggaaataaacatgtgaATAGCAAAACATGTGtaattgcaatacttttctgtgagaaatacttAGTTTTCTGGAAAAACTTTAGGGGTGCCAACAATTTTGGCCATGACTGTATACAGTAAACATTCTGTAAACCTGTGTATGTTTTGCAAGTTGTATTTGtactaaaatgaaattaaagacacgtccttacattttaatataaaggaCATCTTAAGGTAAATAAATCCTTGTTTCTTCCTGAAACTTCTAGCCATAAAACCCAAGCCAGTCATAATATAGACAGATTGTTAAAATACAAAGGGAAATTCCTGCAAATTCCGACAAACCAGCCATCTTTTGAGAACCAACCATCCTCTGAGATGCATTCTGCCAGCCAACCTCATCTTATCACGCTACATACTCGTGCTGATCATATCATCATATCATCCAACAAAATCGCACAATTAATTATTCCTTCCTTGCCTCATAGCCATAGATAGTCAGGACAAAAGGGTTCAAATGAGTTGTATTTAGACTGTTTTAGACTGAACCAATTCAAGCTATTCGACTTTTAAGTCAATTACACTGTAATAACTttatgaacaataaaaaaaaaagccaacgtTAATATAACTTCAACGAGCTCTCCATCAAACATCTTATTAAACCACATGATTCAGTTTCTAGAGAAAAGCTCCCTTTAGCGTTAATGTAGTACGACCTAGAAATGACCcagaagctttaaaaaaaaagattgaaaggCTTGAGTAAGTTAATATTTGCTCTGGATTCTCCTTGTTGTAATCGTTGCTATATAACAACTATCGTCTTATGGTAGAGTAAACGATGCTGTCTGGACGAGACCACATGATCTCAGCACTTTTAAAAAGAAGCGGTTTTAAAAAGCTGAGCTGTTTATAGACGTCTTtagaaaatacacagaaaaatcaATATACACAAACTCAAATAAGCAGGATTGCTAACCATAGCAATTAGCTTATTAGAGTTCCTGAAGTGGCTTGCGGGCATGTTGACAGACGTGATACCAAGTGTGCCGTTTCAGACTTGGTCAGCTCTGGCATGAGGAAGTGAAACTGTGCTGGCATTTCTATTAGCAGTGAACACAAATACATCGTGTCTGTAGACATAATACTGTGCATACATTATGGTCACTTTACCATAAACTAAGAACACTCAATACACACCTGCTTCTTTATGTAATtattcaatcagccaatcacgtggtaGCTGCACAGTTCATTGGTTTCATCATCAAAATGAGCAACTCATGcaatctctgtgactttgacgTGGTCATGGTGTCAGACAGGCTGGTTTTgagcatttcagaaactgctgctcttctgggatttttacacatAACAGTCTCTAGCCTctaacacagaatggtgtggtCTAACAAGCCTTGACAGTAAGAGGACAACGGACATGCTGATTTATGCTGACACGAAGGCTAATTCGATTAACCACTCTGTATAACCacgctgagcagaaaagcaattCAGCACatccatgaacacacacttgtgtgtgactgtagtaGGTTTCTATCTCACGTTCGTTCTTAGAGTCATAGACAGAGTCAGAGAATACAAAGGTCATAAGTATATTCATATAAATGACCAGAAAAGACAGAAGCAAGAGCTGATGTAAAATAATAAGCGACAAATCAGACTCACTCCTTGGTCTCTGGCATAGTTACTGTCTGTGATGAAGGTCACCGGACGCGTCGGATCCAAAGATTTTGTGTATGTTATCAGTTGTCTGCAGAGGCAAAAGAAGATTGTTGCACTTAGGGTTTAAGCTGGCTTTATAAGAAGCAAACGAATGCATTTTGTCTATAAAGCATTTTCACACTAGCGTTAAGCTAGCAGATCAGAACAGGAACCACTCGTTTTTAGCCGTAATGTCACGCCAATGAAGACTGAATGACTTTTTGATTTGGCTGCTTGGGAGAAGGAATAATCCTGACAGGGTGGCCTGTGATTGTGCTGGTATTTGAGCTCTACCTGTTTAATGTTGTGTCTGAATAAGAGACGTAACGTGTTAACATCTGATCTGAATGCATTCCTGTAGTCACTCAACCCGAACtggatccacacacacacacacacacacacacacacacacaaaataaagaaggTTTACTACAGTAAGCTTCATTCCTTAGCTGTATGAATGTGAAGATGAAAAGATGaaggacacgcacacacacagggacacgtacacacattacagaaatGCTGtccacaaatcacacacacttctttcgCCCAGAAGAATTTAACACCTTTCACATGCTCAGCGGAAACTAATCAAGAAGTTTGAACTCAAGCCAAAATCCTTCCACAAGCCTTTCTATGACAGGAAGTGAGGGTTCAGGTTTAAAGGATAAAGAGCGGATACATTTGCCTGTTCAAGGAAATGTTTTGATTCAGCTCATTTAAATCATTATCCAAGTGGTTCACCAGCCTCAAGGCAACAAAGACGACAGGAAATGGGGGAAACATCTGGAAAATTGACTCTGaaaagtgatatatatatatatatatatatgattattaatATGCTTTATAATCCTTTGTATAATATGTTATAAAAAATCTGTAGTTATTATAAACCACCTAAACCACCTTTATAAACTAATAATATCCTATGAAGAAGAATATCAATAACTAGCATGAATAAATCTATTTGGGATCTTTTCTGAATGCTGCTCGGTATCTGATTTGATGTAATTCGCTGTCTTTGTACAACTTGAGcgaaaaagaatgaaatacaagatgatgtaaaaaaacattccttaaaaaaaGGATGTTATATTGTGGAACTGTAAACAATATATGTCTTAAGTAGAAGAGTGTGACTGAAATAACATCAAATAAAATTAGTCGATGTTCTTATTACGCTAAATATGTATTCATACTTGAAATAGAAGCCTGCAGGAGGCATCTCAGCCGCTGGCTCGTTGGCTACAGACCACATGACCACAGAGGGATGGTTCTTATCCCGCCTCAGCAGCTCCTTCATGACGACAAGGTGATGGGCCAGTGATGTATTATCGAAACTGCGTCTGCGGAGGAAGTGAATAGTTACAATTAAACAAATCAACACCTCAGTCATGTCGTACTCAACACAGCTTGTTACATCTTACATGTCTTTGATGCCCACTCCGGGGGACTCGTCTATAACCACGATGCCATGGCGGTCGGCCATCTGCAGGATCTCCTCAGCATACGGGTAGTGACTAGTACGGAACGAGTTTGCTCCTAACCACTTCATCAGGTTGAAATCTTTCACGATGAGAGGCCAGTCAAATCCCTTTCCTCGAATCTACAGCACAAGACGAAACGTTTACAGGATTAACTGCAGCTACTAGTTTTTGGAGCTGCAATAATTGTTCATCatccatttttattaaaacgagaGTGTATTAGAAGCAGCACATGCTTTTTGGCATCTGGTATAACGTGGGcttagaagaaagaaaaaaaaagcattcattttGGAGTACCCAAAAGCTGCATCCTCGTATGCACTATTCTACAACGTTGTGTCGTATAAACAGTGTGAGTACACAAGGAAGTGAGGAAGGTTGGACACTTAATGCAGTGTTCTGTTTGAAATGATTCTATCCTTCTATAATTCATGGACTATCGTACATAGTATGTCATTTTATCACCAAACAATCAGAGACCCAGATTACTGATTCACTTAAAACACACTAAATAGTTTAGACCAGCTCAAAAGGTTGTAATAAAATGACTttgctgccctctagtggtaCTCACGTCTGAATCCTCGTGCTTATTGACTCCGTGGAAGTAGAAGGGCTTGTTGTTAATGAGGAACTGTGTATTGGTGACACTGACGGTGCGAATACCCACCGGCAGCGTGTAGTAATCCACATCACCGCTCTCCGCTTTGAGCTGAACCTGTGTGACCCACGGATAATCCAATCCATGTCAAACATCTAAAAGTGCTCACTGAGGCATCTGCTACATTAATGCGACTGTATTCATTCATAATGAATCACATTTATTAAAACGTCGATACTCGATGCAGATGCAGATGCTACAGCCAGTTTCTAAaccacaaaatcacacactttctctcacctCCATGGAGTACAAGTATCCTGGGTTCTGGCTCATCAGATACGGCCACCACAGGTTGACTTCGGGCACTTTGAGAACTCCAAGGGTTCCGTTAGCATTGGCCACACATCGCTTGTCTTTATCCATAAGAGTGACCTTCACAGAGGGATTGGCACTGCCCCCTGGTGTCACGTTGTATTTCACAAAccctacaaacaaacacaatcaatCATCTGCTCATTTTGTGAACAATCCATCCAATCTTCCAACCATTTGCTGAAGCTCTTATCCTACACAGCGTCGCAGGGAGCCTCAAGCCTATCCCAGAGTACCCAGGGAACAGGGCAGGActacccatcacagggcacaaaacacacaccaggaaAAATTTTgagatgctaatcagcctaAAACTCATGTCTTTGACATGGGCaaggaaaccagaaaacccagaggaaaccctcaGAAAATTGTTATGATTATACTTTGCTTTACAAATCAAAGTTGATACAAGATGAAAACATTGATACCACTGACCAGTACTGTCTAAGAAGGAAGTAGTCACAGTGATGTCATCGATGTACACCTGTGGCGTTGTGTACAGTAACACAGAGCGATGTATTCCCGCATAGTTAAAGAAATCAAAGTTGGTGTTTTGAACGAAGTAACCTGCAGGATATCTGGCAAGAGAAAAATAAGAGAATGTTTagcatgagtgtgtgctgtTCATGTAGCGTGTTCATGCCGGGAAATAACGAGAGGTTCGGTGCCGTACTGGTACCCAGATGGCGCTCTATATCCAAAAATATCCAATCTATACACAAATGATTTTTGTCATGTTAAAATCAGAGGTcttagtgtaatagtgtaaagTGCACAGCTCTTACCGCGCAGGATCATTCATGTACTGGATGGTTCCCGGTGGAAGAGTGTGCAGGTCCAGTGTGTTATTAACAGCGATGGTGATACGACATGGCATACTCGCATCCATCCGGACCGCATCACTGATATTCGCTTCAAAGGGAAGATGGCCGCCCTCATGCTCCATCACCTTGACCCCGTTCACCCACTGGCAACATAAAAAATTTGCTATCTTTTACTGAATAGTAATGAAACCTGTTTTCTGATTTTGTATTAGCTACAAGAAAGAGTTTTACTTTTTGCATGAATAATTAAAGCTTCATTATAATAAATACCCtctgtttgtttaaacaaaCGATGGCTGCATTTCCAAAATAATTATCACCCTTCAAAGGACTTCAAAATGATTTTGTATGCGAGTCCTACAACAAGAGACTTGTCTTCAAAGAAAAGAACTTACAACCACTGCATAGTAGTGAGCACTTCCAACTCTGAGCATAATCCTTGTGTCCTTGTTCTGAAGCCAGCGCTGAGGGATCCACGCTTCCCTCTCGTACCACACCCAGCCGATGAAATCTCTCAGTTTAGGGTCCTGAGTTAAATCGTTGAAGCTGGAGGGTACTGGCATGTCAATGACAGGACCAGACTGGAgtttgacacaaacacatacaaggACACAGTGAGAATTAGTCCACAATGCTCAAGCTAAACAATTTGCCGACTTAATTTAACACCTTTTGCAATGAATTCTGTGATGACGTGCTGCAACATTTGGTAGCCTTAATGGTGAAGGTGTTGGGATACCAACaaaagctgtataaaaatgagataatgtaagtcgctctggatataagggcttctgctaaatgctggaaacgtaattgaaatgttttggggatgtggtagccttctggtgaaggtgttgggctaccaatcggaaggttgtgagttccatcccgggtccaccaagctgtcactgttgggcccctgagcaaggcccttaacccgtaattgctcagttgtataaaaaaaaatgagataatgtaagtcactctggatataagagcgtctgccaaatgctggaaattttTCTCATAAGCAGAACAGAATTGTCTCGGCATAGCAAtttcaggatcaaaccaggaaCCCTGGTGCAAAAACTTGGTACATTCCAGGTGATAGAGCCTTGCTACACCAACATGGATACATgaaaaaagtttgcacacctttactaccaaataaataaataaatatattcttggcaattaattcaattattttctttctttctttctttttttctgcaatGCTAACCCAACACTTTTTGACAATACTCCACCCCAATAACTATAACACTTTGTCATATGGTGAAATATCGTGATGTAATAATATTCTGTCATATCGTCCCTCACCATTGCACCTATTTACCTCTGATAAAGGACGTTTGAACCAAAACTGATCGAAACCCTGGTTCCTGTTGGGAGAGAAATCAGCTCTGAAGGTCCACAGTCCGTTCAGCACCTTCAGCTCCCGGGACAGAGACTCCTGGGGGAACAGAATCCCACCGTCTGCTGACACGCACAATGTCCACACAGCAGCAACACACACTAAACGTACCAGCCACATTTTCAACACTTTTTGCTTGAGTGTTGCAGAGATGTTCTGTACATTGACACTGTGCGTTTTCCACTCCGCTTCCGCTA comes from Tachysurus vachellii isolate PV-2020 chromosome 26, HZAU_Pvac_v1, whole genome shotgun sequence and encodes:
- the gusb gene encoding beta-glucuronidase isoform X2; this translates as MWLVRLVCVAAVWTLCVSADGGILFPQESLSRELKVLNGLWTFRADFSPNRNQGFDQFWFKRPLSESGPVIDMPVPSSFNDLTQDPKLRDFIGWVWYEREAWIPQRWLQNKDTRIMLRVGSAHYYAVVWVNGVKVMEHEGGHLPFEANISDAVRMDASMPCRITIAVNNTLDLHTLPPGTIQYMNDPARYPAGYFVQNTNFDFFNYAGIHRSVLLYTTPQVYIDDITVTTSFLDSTGFVKYNVTPGGSANPSVKVTLMDKDKRCVANANGTLGVLKVPEVNLWWPYLMSQNPGYLYSMEVQLKAESGDVDYYTLPVGIRTVSVTNTQFLINNKPFYFHGVNKHEDSDIRGKGFDWPLIVKDFNLMKWLGANSFRTSHYPYAEEILQMADRHGIVVIDESPGVGIKDIRSFDNTSLAHHLVVMKELLRRDKNHPSVVMWSVANEPAAEMPPAGFYFKQLITYTKSLDPTRPVTFITDSNYARDQGAPYVDVICVNSYFSWYHDPGHLEVISIQLRTQFDDWYGKYKKPIIQSEYGADAVAGLHNDPPSMFTEEYQKTVLQNYHRVFDQKRKDFVVGELIWNFADFMTAQGITRVTGNKKGVFTRQRQPKAGAFLLKERYWRIANETESGLLW
- the gusb gene encoding beta-glucuronidase isoform X1 → MWLVRLVCVAAVWTLCVSADGGILFPQESLSRELKVLNGLWTFRADFSPNRNQGFDQFWFKRPLSESGPVIDMPVPSSFNDLTQDPKLRDFIGWVWYEREAWIPQRWLQNKDTRIMLRVGSAHYYAVVWVNGVKVMEHEGGHLPFEANISDAVRMDASMPCRITIAVNNTLDLHTLPPGTIQYMNDPARYPAGYFVQNTNFDFFNYAGIHRSVLLYTTPQVYIDDITVTTSFLDSTGFVKYNVTPGGSANPSVKVTLMDKDKRCVANANGTLGVLKVPEVNLWWPYLMSQNPGYLYSMEVQLKAESGDVDYYTLPVGIRTVSVTNTQFLINNKPFYFHGVNKHEDSDIRGKGFDWPLIVKDFNLMKWLGANSFRTSHYPYAEEILQMADRHGIVVIDESPGVGIKDIRSFDNTSLAHHLVVMKELLRRDKNHPSVVMWSVANEPAAEMPPAGFYFKQLITYTKSLDPTRPVTFITDSNYARDQGAPYVDVICVNSYFSWYHDPGHLEVISIQLRTQFDDWYGKYKKPIIQSEYGADAVAGLHNDPPSMFTEEYQKTVLQNYHRVFDQKRKDFVVGELIWNFADFMTAQGITRVTGNKKGVFTRQRQPKAGAFLLKERYWRIANETGALSTWTKYPCL